Part of the Kamptonema formosum PCC 6407 genome, CCTAGTTTGTAAAAACTCAGTCAATCTTTTTAAGAATACATCTTTTTGATCATTAAATATCGTTGTATCTATACTATCTTTATTAGAGGATTTATTGAATATATTATTGATATTTTCTAATAGTTCTTCTAATAATTCTATAGCAAACCTTAAGCTATCACTAGATGCTTCTCCTTTCCATTTCGGAACATTTTTATCTTTACCTGTCTTAGGAGCTTTTTTTACTTGCTCCTCAAATTCTTTCTTTTTCTCTTCACAGACTTTTATTTTGCTGGAAACTTCATGGTTTATATCTTCAATTGAAGCATTTTGCAAGTCTTTTTCTTGTTCAACCAAAATCCATACATCAGCCATAAACAATCTCCAGGTTATGTTATTAGGGAACAGTTTTAGTTGACTGCATCAGTAGCAGCTAACTGATAATCTTATAGTAGCTGCTACTTTATGGAAAAACAAGAGTAAAAGAAAAAATCTTGAATGGTTTTCTTTATGCCTATATAGCTTTTTATTAGAAAAACTTATACAAGCTTTGCCCTGGAAAAGTAGCCCTAAGATTGAGCTTTAGTAAAAGGAAGGAGAGGAAAAGTAAAAACTACTCCAGACATAGAAAAGGAGGGCTTATAGGCTAAATTTGAGGGGTCTGAGGGAATGCTAGAAGCAGGGGATTGAGAGAGCAGAAACTACCATTTGCAGGATTGTTTATACTACTTTAAGTAATAACCTAATAAACTATAACTATATAAAAGTTATCTAGTTAATATTTAAGTATTTATTTTATTGGGATACTTAAATATGTATCAAGAATCTCAGTTAAGAGTCAATATGTATAAATATTTATTAACTAAGTTAGTATATTATATCTTAGTATTATCTACCTTTATATTATAAGTTACTATAATCTACTCTTTTAGAGTATATAATTAGATGATAAATACTTATAAACTAGAAATATAAGATTTGCATCTATATAATTATGTTTTTTATCTATCCCACATTGCTGGCTTTAGTACATACAATCAACCAAAAGATTGCTACTATTCATAAGTTATTGAGAATGGCTAAAATCCAGAGTTTGCAGGGGATATAATTCTCTACGCAAAATAAAATGATCGGGATTACATCCTGCCTCAACGTCAACTCCGATAAACTTTACAGAATCTTTAACAAACAGTTCCTAATCAATTAGGTTGTCGTACTAACCCTCCGACTTTAGGTTAAATTTTTCAATATTTTTAAGTCCTAGTGTATGTTGCTGCCTTTTACCATCAAAGGTTGGCGGAAAACCTCTCTCCCAACCTGAGAAATTAAACAAGTTCTCAAAATTATTTTTGCTTGAGGTCGTCACGGACGACCAAACTCAACAATAAAATCTCCCTTGAGATCGTCACGGGCGACCCAACTCAACAATGCAATCTCCTTTGTCCTTTTATTCCAGGTTTGCTCAAAGCACTTTGGCATCACTCATAAAAATTAATTATGATAGTTGAGTAATCGTGAGGGGTTAAACCCCTCATCTGTCGTCAGAGGGATGACGAATGTTAAAATTTGGAAAACACCTCCCTTGAATTTAATCAGGTTGAAAAAGAAAAGTAAATCATTCCTTGTGCGCCTGAGTTTATTCGTGGGAATCCCCAGTCCCAGTCCCCCCTTTGACAAAAAAAGCAAACCAGGGCTTACCGATCGATAGAGACTCAGCAGTTTGCCGTAGAGGAAAAGGAATATGAGTGGAAATACCGCGCACATCAAACGGTTGTTAGAAACCAAACAATGTCAGGGAGGAAATCTCAGCGATGCCAATCTGGCAAGATTAAAACTCAGCGGCGCTAACTTGACTGGCGCGGATCTGAGTTTTGCCAATCTCAATGGTACGGATCTCAGCGGTGCTAATTTAAGTGGTGCGGATCTGAGTTTTGCCAACTTAGTTGCTGCTAACCTGGCTAATGCTGACTTGAGCGGTGTTGACTCCAAGGGAATCAACCTCTTTGATGCAAACTTAAATGGTGCTGAATTGAGCGGTGCCGATCTAGGTTTTGCCAATTTAGTCAATACAAATATGCTTCATGCCAATTTAAGCGGTGCTGACTTGGTTGGTGCTAATTTGGTTGGGGCTAACCTCAGCGGTGCGAATCTCAGCGGTGCCGACTTAGGTGGTGCGAATCTAGGTAATGTGAAGTTGGTGAATGCTAAGTTGCTCAACGCTGACCTCAGAGATGTCAGATTAGTCGGTGGCGATCTCACGGATGCGGATCTTCAAGATGCGGATCTCAGAGATGTCAATTTGTTGAACGCTGACTTGAGTGGGGCTAACCTCAATGGAGCCAACCTCAGCGGTGCTAATCTCAGTGGAGTTAATCTCAGTGGTGCGAATATGGATGGCGCTATTGGAATTTACATGGACACCCCTGTGGAAATGCGACGCAGCGAACCGCGAAAATCTAGTGTTACACAGTCGGTTTTGTCCTATATGAGTTTGCCTCAAGCCAGTGTCCCATCATCTGTAACGCAAAATTCTAGTTCAAACGGCACTTTACCCCGCTTGGGGTGAGAGGGAGCGGGGGAGCGGGGGAGCGGGGGAGATGGGGGAGATGGGGGAGATGGGGGAGATGGGGGAGATGGGGGAGATGGGGTAGATCGAACAGGAAAGATACAGATTTCTCCCCCACCCCCCTGCCCCCCTGCTCCTCTGCCCCTCTGCCCCTCTGCTCCTCTTTGGTCATTAAATTACCTGGCTTCGTAGGAGACGATCGCTTTTTCGACAGCTTCCAAAGCTTGGTCTACTTCACCCGCCGTTACGATCAAAGGCGGGACGAACCGGATCACTTTGGGGCCTGCGGGTACTAAGAGCAAGCCTTGTTCTATGGCGGCTTTTACGAGTTCGATCGATGTGAGTTCGATATCGGCTTTGAGTTCCATGCCGTTAATTAAACCCCAGCCGCGCACTTGGGCAATGAGGTGGGGATATTTGGCTGCGATCGCGCTTAACCCCTTTCTCAACTGTTCCCCTCGTTCGTTTACATTCGCCAAAATGCCTTCTGCTTCTAGAGTTTGGCAGACTGACAAGGCCACAGCGCACACAAATGGATTGCCGCCAAAAGTGCTGGCGTGACTTCCTGGTTCAAATACGTCACAGAAAGATTTACACAGCATCGCCCCGATGGGGATACCACCGCCTAATCCCTTGGCGGAAGTAAAGATATCCGGTTCAATGCCTAAATTCTCATAACCCCACATTTTGCCTGTGCGGGCCATGCCGACTTGCACTTCGTCGAGAATGAGCAAAATGCCTTTTTCGTCGCAGATTTGGCGTATCCGTTGGAAATAGGCGATATCTCCGGGACGAACTCCGCCTTCTCCTTGCATGGCTTCTAGCATGATTGCCGTTACTTGGCGCTCATTGGCATCGAGTTCTGCGATCGCGCTTTCCAATGCTTCAATATCGTTATAAGGCACATAGTAAAATCCCGGCATCAGCGGGCTAAAACCCTTATGATATTTGGGCTGTCCCGTAGCCGTGACAGTTGCCAGCGTCCGTCCGTGAAAGCTGTCACGAGCCGTTACGATCGTTGGATTAGCGATATTTAACTTTTCGTGGGCATACTTCCGAGCCAGCTTAATTGCTCCTTCATTTGCCTCTGCACCGGAGTTGCAAAAGAAGGCTCTGTCAGCGCAGGAATGCTCTGTAAGCCACTTTGCCAACTCGCCCTGTACGGGGATGTAGTAAAGGTTAGAAACGTGGTGTAGCGTTTGAATTTGGCGGGTTACGGCTGCAATTAAAGCGGGGTGGGCGTGCCCCAGAGTACAAGTGGCAATCCCCGCGACAAAATCCAGATATTCGCGTCCTTCAGTATCCCATACACGGCAACCTTGACCGCGTTCTAGAGCTATGGGAAAGCGCCCGTAAGTTGTCATTACGTAGCTGTCGAAGCTATCGCGGCTGAAGGGAGTGGACTCGTCGGATTGTAGAAAAGGCTCTTTTACTAAGGTTTCTGGGCTCACTAATGGCTCCTAAATTATATAGAAATCTCTTTGGAGTGGGCAAAAATACGATTTGCGTATTGTATCAAAATTTCTAGCAATGATTGATAGTGCCATTCCTTTTGTCATAGAATGCTAACAGTAAGAAGAATCTGCGCGATCGCTAAATTATAAACCGATGAGTTATTACATTTCTCCGTCTTTTCTTGACAAGGTAGCCGTTCACATCACTAAAAATTTTTTGGATCTACCTGGAGTTAGAGTTCCTCTAATTTTAGGAATTCACGGCCGCAAAGGGGAAGGCAAAACTTTTCAGTGTGAGTTAGCTTTTGAGCGTCTAGGTTTTGAACCTGTGACTATATCGGGGGGAGAATTAGAAAGTCCCGATGCCGGAGATCCGGCGCGGTTGATTCGTCTTCGCTACCGAGAAGCTGCCGAACAAATTCGGGTTCGCGGTGAAATGTGCGCGATATTTATTAACGATCTAGATGCTGGTGCTGGCAGATTTGATAGTACAACTCAGTATACTGTTAATACTCAGTTGGTGAATGCCACTCTGATGAATATTGCTGACAATCCGACTAACGTGCAATTGCCGGGAAGTTATGACGATACGCCGCTACATAGAGTCCCGATTATTGTTACTGGAAATGACTTTGCTACTCTGTACGCGCCGTTAATTCGAGATGGGCGGATGGAGAAGTTTTACTGGGAACCAAATCGCGATGATAAGATTGGAATTGTTAGCGGTATTTTTGAGGCGGATGGGATGCCGCAAAGCGAGATTGCGGAATTTGTGGATGCGTTTCCTGACCAGGCGATTGACTTCTTTAGTGCTTTGCGATCGCGCATTTATGACGAACAAATTCGCGAGTTTATTCATGGAATAGGAATTGAAAAGGTTTCTAAGCGGTTGGTGAATAGTTTAGAAGCAGCGCCCCATTTTCCTAAGCCTAATTTTAGTCTATCTCGCCTAATAGAAATTGGTAGGGCGATGGTTGGTCAACAGTACCGAATTAAGGAAATGCGACTGGTAGAGGAATATAACCAAAATCGGTTATTTGGCAGTCAAAATTCTGGGGAAGTTTCCTCTAATTCGCAGCCGCCCAGTCAACAAAAAAATGAACAGGGACAATATTATAAAGCCTACGTGGAAAAAGGTAGTAACGGCGGGAATGGTAAAATTTCTCAGCTTAGTTCTGAGGTGCAAGAACAAGTGCAGCAACTTTTAGATCAAGGCTGTAAAATTGGCATAGAATATGCCGATAGTCGCCGATTTAAAACTGGTTCCTGGCAAAGTTGTGCGACTATTCAAAGCAACGGGGAAAAAGAAGTAATTGCATCTCTACAAAATTGCTTGGCTGAACATGGCGGTGAATATGTGAGGTTAATTGGGATTGACTCGAAAGCTAAGCGGCGGGTGGTTGAGACTATTATTCAGCGTCCAAATGGTTAAGTTTTAACCCTGAGAAGGAGTGGAAAGATGACAGTAACTAAATTGCGTTTATGGACTGTAGATGAGTATCATCAGATGATTGAGACAGGAATTCTCGATGAGGATGATCGTGTTGAATTATTGGAAGGTCAAATAATAGAAATGAGCCTTCAAATTCCCCTCACTGCCGCGACTACGCAAACTGCTTCAAACTATCTGAGTAATATATTGACTGGTTTAGCTTATATTCGGATGCAGCTACCTATTACTCTGCGTCCTAATTCTGAACCCGAACCAGATATCGCCGTTGTTCGTATAGATCCCGGTCGCTACTTTGACCATCATCCGACACCGGATGAAATTTTCTTAGTAGTTGAAGTAGCAAATACGAGTTTAGCAAAAGATCGTCGTCAAAAAGTACGCGCTTATGCTAATGCTAACATACCTGAATACTGGATTCTGGACGTAAACGAGCAGCAAGTTTATGTGTTTCGGGAACCGGGAAATGAAACTTATCAACAAGAAATTATATTGAATGAGGAGGCAATTTTTTCAATGGTTGCTTTTCCTGAGATTGAGGTTTCGGTTAGCGAGTTATTCCCTTAACAAGTAGGGCAGGGACTGCTGGCATTCCTGTCAACTTAAGCTGAAAGCCGCCAGGGTAAAGTCCCCCTCTTATAGCTTAAGTCCTCTGAAGAGGACTATTAAATTCATTAGTCCTCTTCAGAGGACTTAAGCTATGAGGCAGGGGTTTTAACCTCTGCCGGATTAGAGCTTTGATCTTAAGTTGACATCAATAAGCTGCTAGTTAATGATATTTTTCCTCAATTGTGCTTACGCACATAGGTTTCTAAAGTCCCATCGAGTTTTAATAAAGAGGGTGTTCGCGTAGCCTCTCGTAGGCATTCGTCATTCAGATTATCACCTAAAAAACAACGTCTTTTCAGCGATTGGATTGTATTCAATATCATCTCTGGAGTATAATCGGATATTTCCTGTAAAACCTGGCTCAAAGTTACAGCTTTTTCTTGTTTAGCTAAATAATTTACGATCTGTTTTTCCGATTCTGTTAACCTTACCCATACTCGATTAAGTTGAGATACAATTTCATTACTCAATATTGACGACGGATAAGATAAAAATTCGGTCATGCTTCCGGCAAATAATTCTTGAATCATTGTTGCTGTCATTTCTAACCATAAAGGATGACTTTGATACTTCTCAATCAAAGTATCCCACAGTTGCTCGTCTGACAGTTCTTTATCTCTTAATATTTGTTTAGCAGATTCTCCCAAACCAGTAAGTTTTAAACAACGGGTAAATTTATGACGAGATGCGATCGCATCTTCTGGTTGTTCTCTGGTAATTAACAACAAACTACTTGCATGAGACAATTCGGAAATTTGTTTAAATAACAGATAATATCCCTCAAATTCTGCTTTATATTGACCCGCAACTTCTCCTATTTCAAATAACATCTGCACGTCATCTATAATAATTAAACATCGATGTTTGCGAAGAAACTTAAGTAATAGATCAATTTTGCGATCGAGGGTATTGGGAATAATGGGAGGACAGACAAAGCTTTGCAATAAGTCTGTTAAAAAATTATCTATAGTTGGAGAATACCGGAGACTGCGATAAACAATATATTCAAATTGCGTTTGGACTTTTTCAATTAGTTTGATAGCAAGTGTCGTTTTGCCAATGCCTACCATACCAACTAAGGTAATGATGTGGGGACGATCTTGAATTAGCCAGGTTTTTAAAGTGTTTAATTCGTTATTTCGTCCGTAAAAAGTGGTGATTTCAGGGGCGGTATCTATGTCTAGGTAGGGTTTGTTTTCTGTTGGCTTGGATAGGGTAGAAGATGTGCGCGATCGCCTTCATTCTGAACAAATACTTACTTTATTGCCATTTACCAAATATCCTATTGAGCTATTATTGATAATATTTTTTTCTAAAATAGACCGAGCATTTAATTTATTAATATCTTCGCCTAAAACATCCGATAAATTTTGCCATAATTCCGATGCTGTATCTCGAATATGACCTTCACTTAAATGATTTTCTGAGGCAATTTTGCCGTATTTCTGACCTTGTAATGTACCTTTAAGAATGGTTTCTTGCAGAGAGTCTAGGCGATCGCCTGTATGCGCGAACAGCAGTTCATCTGCAAGTTTCAAGACTTCTGCAATGTCCATAGATCGTCAAATGGGTGGGATTTTCCGATCTTATCCGATCTGTCCGACATTTTTCCGACTTTTTGGCAATTTTTTGGGGAAAAGTTCCGACGCGATCCGGCTGACAAAGCGATCGGGTATGGGTTTTGATTGAGAAAGATTATTTTACAATTAGAAATAAGGATAATGTTATGCAGCTTAGAAATCTGGCAATGGCTGTAGGCTTAGGAATGGTTGGCTTCATTTCCTCTGTTGTATTTGCTACTCCCGCAAATGCAAGCATGACTGTGTGCAATCGAGCTGGATCGAAAGCTTTTGTAGCCATTAGTTATTATTCAGATGGCAATTTTTGGTCAAAAGGATGGCTACAGCTTAATCCTGGTAGTTGTGGTACAGCTATCGCTGGAAGAGTATCTAACGCAGAGATTGGAGTTTACGCAGAGACTTTTACCGGAATAGTTGAGTCAGGTGATGTACGCAGATGCGTTGTCTGGGTTCAAGTTCAACCATCTTGGACAATTCGTAATGCTGATAACCCAGCGCGTTGTAAAGGAAAGGGGAGAGAAATGAAGGGCTTCCGAGTGATCAAAACTAATGATAGCCCTGACTACACCTATGAGGTTTTTGATTAGCGCAATCCTCACCTTAATTTGCAGGGCAATCGCATTCATCTCCTCACCAGATAACGGTAGAAGAGGGTGGAAGATGCGATCGCGCTTGTTTTTTTATTGATAAGCGATCGATTGGGGGTAGGGATGCGATCGCACCTTGCCTTTTTTCACCGACAGAGCGATCGATAAAAAACTATTGTTTTGCCTCTCATAGTTCATCTGATGAAAGCCAATCCCGCGCAGTATGACGAATTCGCAGAACTTGTACAATCTCCTCACTAACACTAAATAAAATACGGTATCTCTTGTAAATTAACTGACGAATCTCTCGTCCAATCTCTTCACTTTCAGATGCTAGCGGACATCGATTTGGTAAATTTTCTAGACTGAGAATGGCATTAACTAAGCCGTTGTACCATTCTTCTGCATTCAAGGAGGAATCTTTTTGCATATATAAAAAAGCCTCCTCAGCGTCAGTTAATGCAGAGGGTGATATTTCAACGCGAAATGCCATGTTTTGTTCTCAATTCCTCTAAAGTCTCTCGTGCTGGTTTGCCTTTTCCCTGCTCAAATTCTTCTATTCCCTTACGGATAGCCGCGATCGACTCAGCATATTCAAGCCGATCGAGCAATTTTTGGTAGGCTAGCGCATCTTGGACAACTACCTCAGCTTTACCATTTACTGTCAGCACGAGGGGTTGCTGAGTCTCTTGAGTACGCTGAATGTACTGTTTAGCGTTGCGCTGAAAATCAGTCAAGGAGTGAATATCTTTCAAGTCAATCATAAAACATGAAATTAGCAATTAATTCCATGATGTACTAATTCGTCACGTTAGTCAAGATCGTCAGAAAAGGGAAAGCTGTGACAGTTGCGTAAGTCCTGTTATTGATAGGCGAACGATGAAGAGTGTAGATGCGATCGCACTTGCTTTTTTATTGATAGGCGATCGAACTTTGCCTTTAGATGTTAAGCTTGTGTCAGCTTGTCATAGTCTTCTGGCTCAATATCGGATACTTTAGCTAATACCGATTCATATTTTTCTCGACTTCCTCTATTTGCTCGTTCCTGAAGATAGGATTCATTCATCAAGACAGATATTTTTTCAGCGATTGCCGCTGCAATAAATTGATCGACCGAAATATTATCTTGTTGCGCTAGTTCTTGCATACTTTTGTAAATTGAATCGGGAATATTAACATTTAATGTACTCATAACAAAACTCCTATCGATTGTAAAAACTCTATTGGCTTAACTGTTTTCAATCCAAATCGATCGATTTCCACAAAATCACGATTATTGTATGTAACTATACTATCACAGCGAGCTTTAACAGCAAGTTCCAAAACCATGTCATCCTTGGGGTCGCGTAAGTAAGGTCGCCATAGAAAAAAGATTTGATGGTGCGTTGCTACCGAACAGTAGAAATCAAGTCAATCTCCAACATCCGATCGTGTAATTGACAAATTTGTTAGTATCTCGTAGCAATACTTCTTCATACTCTAAAACAAGTGGCACAGATAAATGGATGTCAAATATTCCAGTACCTATGAGTTGCAGTAATCTAAATGCACTACCTCGACTGGAGCGCAAACCTGCAACACTAACATTGGTATCAATAACAATTTCTGGCACGAGTATACTAACAAAATTCTGCTTAGTTTAGATAATAACGCGGCAAACCTAAAATTGGCAATTAGTCCTATAATCTACCGACGCACGAGTATCTTTTTTGACCAACAGGGCGATCCATGAGGTGTGTGGATGCGATACTTTTTTATTGATAGGCGATCGCACTCTTTCGCCAAACCAGCTTTACCCTAGAGCGTACTCGCCATGAATTCGATACCATCTTAGCTGAAATAAGATTAGAGGAGGAAGTCATTTATCGTCTACTGCGGAGGGACATTATGCAAGAATCTGTAATTTATCGTTCTATTTAAGAAGAAGCAGAAGCTAGGGCAGAAGCAAGAAAGTAACGAGAGATTGCTGTTAATCTTTTAAGTAACGGAGTGACGATCGAGATTATTGCTTCTGCGACAGGTTTATCGGTTGAACAAGTGCAACAACTCCAACAGCAAATCTCCGAATCACCGCCAACTTAAATTTGTGCGATCGCATACTTTAAAGCTGGCTCGAATATCCTCAAATTGTACGCCTTTGCTTTCTTATCGAGTGGCGTAAGTTTTAACCCTGTTGACAAACAGTGAATTTTTATTTTCTTCTGCCACTGAGTGACAGCAGAGTGCTAGTCATTGCTTCAGATTCCACTGTATCGCAATTTTTTAACAGCGACAATCCGAATAAAATTCGCAAAGCCAAAATTTCAAACCAAGGCAACCCCCAACCTAATTTCATTTTAATCAAGAAATACTTTTCAAATGCTGCTTTTGCCCAGTTAACCCAGCGTCCTTGCAAAGAGTATGAGTAACGCCGTTTACCTGTTTTTGGATCGGGTAAGACGGGGGCGGCAACATAGACAATGCCTGTATCGCCAAATTCAGCAAAACAAATCGCTTCCAAAGTTGCTGTTTTTAAACTATCTGCAATCGCGCCTAATTTTACACCAATATTATGCGTCACTGCCAATCCCATTGCTTCTGTCATTTGTCCGGTTTTGGGTAATCCCAGTCCAGAGATTGCTTGATTTTCCGGTAATTCTACGCTGACACCAAGGGCATAAACTGAAGATAATTGAGGATGTTCGTAGGTAGGTAATACGGGAATAAACCCTTTTTCATTGCCCAAACCCGGTACTTTGTGAATAAAATTCACTCCCCGGAAAGCTGGAAGAATCATGGCATATTCAAAGGGAAACTTTTGCCCACTAGCAAGTGCGATCGCGTCGGCATCAACGGAGGTAATTTGAGCGTTAGTTAGCGCTTCAATTCCTCTTTTTTTTATCAAGTTTTCGGTTAATTCTTGAGAGTTACTTAATCCATCTAAACCTAAATGTCCGAGGTAAGGTTCTGGTGTCACAAAAGTAATCGATACTTTGTCCCGCAAACCTCTGCGCCGCAGTTCCCACTCTGCCATGAATAAAAATTCATAAGCTGGCCCAAAACAGCTCACTCCTGCCATTGCCCCTACCACCAAATGACGGGGATTTTCTAAGAATTTTAGCCAAGCTTTTCGCGCTTCTAAAGCATGATCCGGCGAGCAAACTGAATGAGTGTAACCCTCATCCGGCCCCAGTCCGGGGACAGCATCAAAAGCAAAAGAAGCACCTGTCGCGATCGCCACATAATCATAATCAATAATCCGATTTTCTTCAACTGTAATGTGTTGAGTTTCCGGGTCAAAATTGGTGAGATTTCCTAATATCCATTCAATCCCATGTCGCTGAGTTAACTCAGGTATATCTAATTGAATTTGTTCTAGGGATTTAAGATTCAGTGCTATCTGGACTAACCCAGGAATAAAAGTAAATTTTTGCCGATCGGAAATTAATATTACCTGATGTTCCTTCGGCAGCAGATGTCGCAGTTCATAAGCGGTAGGAAGTCCTCCTAACCCTGCGCCAATTACAACCACTTTTGCCATTTTGTTGATTT contains:
- a CDS encoding pentapeptide repeat-containing protein, with protein sequence MSGNTAHIKRLLETKQCQGGNLSDANLARLKLSGANLTGADLSFANLNGTDLSGANLSGADLSFANLVAANLANADLSGVDSKGINLFDANLNGAELSGADLGFANLVNTNMLHANLSGADLVGANLVGANLSGANLSGADLGGANLGNVKLVNAKLLNADLRDVRLVGGDLTDADLQDADLRDVNLLNADLSGANLNGANLSGANLSGVNLSGANMDGAIGIYMDTPVEMRRSEPRKSSVTQSVLSYMSLPQASVPSSVTQNSSSNGTLPRLG
- a CDS encoding aspartate aminotransferase family protein — translated: MSPETLVKEPFLQSDESTPFSRDSFDSYVMTTYGRFPIALERGQGCRVWDTEGREYLDFVAGIATCTLGHAHPALIAAVTRQIQTLHHVSNLYYIPVQGELAKWLTEHSCADRAFFCNSGAEANEGAIKLARKYAHEKLNIANPTIVTARDSFHGRTLATVTATGQPKYHKGFSPLMPGFYYVPYNDIEALESAIAELDANERQVTAIMLEAMQGEGGVRPGDIAYFQRIRQICDEKGILLILDEVQVGMARTGKMWGYENLGIEPDIFTSAKGLGGGIPIGAMLCKSFCDVFEPGSHASTFGGNPFVCAVALSVCQTLEAEGILANVNERGEQLRKGLSAIAAKYPHLIAQVRGWGLINGMELKADIELTSIELVKAAIEQGLLLVPAGPKVIRFVPPLIVTAGEVDQALEAVEKAIVSYEAR
- a CDS encoding ribulose bisphosphate carboxylase small subunit gives rise to the protein MSYYISPSFLDKVAVHITKNFLDLPGVRVPLILGIHGRKGEGKTFQCELAFERLGFEPVTISGGELESPDAGDPARLIRLRYREAAEQIRVRGEMCAIFINDLDAGAGRFDSTTQYTVNTQLVNATLMNIADNPTNVQLPGSYDDTPLHRVPIIVTGNDFATLYAPLIRDGRMEKFYWEPNRDDKIGIVSGIFEADGMPQSEIAEFVDAFPDQAIDFFSALRSRIYDEQIREFIHGIGIEKVSKRLVNSLEAAPHFPKPNFSLSRLIEIGRAMVGQQYRIKEMRLVEEYNQNRLFGSQNSGEVSSNSQPPSQQKNEQGQYYKAYVEKGSNGGNGKISQLSSEVQEQVQQLLDQGCKIGIEYADSRRFKTGSWQSCATIQSNGEKEVIASLQNCLAEHGGEYVRLIGIDSKAKRRVVETIIQRPNG
- a CDS encoding Uma2 family endonuclease, translating into MTVTKLRLWTVDEYHQMIETGILDEDDRVELLEGQIIEMSLQIPLTAATTQTASNYLSNILTGLAYIRMQLPITLRPNSEPEPDIAVVRIDPGRYFDHHPTPDEIFLVVEVANTSLAKDRRQKVRAYANANIPEYWILDVNEQQVYVFREPGNETYQQEIILNEEAIFSMVAFPEIEVSVSELFP
- a CDS encoding NB-ARC domain-containing protein; the protein is MDTAPEITTFYGRNNELNTLKTWLIQDRPHIITLVGMVGIGKTTLAIKLIEKVQTQFEYIVYRSLRYSPTIDNFLTDLLQSFVCPPIIPNTLDRKIDLLLKFLRKHRCLIIIDDVQMLFEIGEVAGQYKAEFEGYYLLFKQISELSHASSLLLITREQPEDAIASRHKFTRCLKLTGLGESAKQILRDKELSDEQLWDTLIEKYQSHPLWLEMTATMIQELFAGSMTEFLSYPSSILSNEIVSQLNRVWVRLTESEKQIVNYLAKQEKAVTLSQVLQEISDYTPEMILNTIQSLKRRCFLGDNLNDECLREATRTPSLLKLDGTLETYVRKHN
- a CDS encoding DUF1036 domain-containing protein, which translates into the protein MQLRNLAMAVGLGMVGFISSVVFATPANASMTVCNRAGSKAFVAISYYSDGNFWSKGWLQLNPGSCGTAIAGRVSNAEIGVYAETFTGIVESGDVRRCVVWVQVQPSWTIRNADNPARCKGKGREMKGFRVIKTNDSPDYTYEVFD
- a CDS encoding type II toxin-antitoxin system RelE/ParE family toxin produces the protein MAFRVEISPSALTDAEEAFLYMQKDSSLNAEEWYNGLVNAILSLENLPNRCPLASESEEIGREIRQLIYKRYRILFSVSEEIVQVLRIRHTARDWLSSDEL
- a CDS encoding type II toxin-antitoxin system Phd/YefM family antitoxin, which encodes MIDLKDIHSLTDFQRNAKQYIQRTQETQQPLVLTVNGKAEVVVQDALAYQKLLDRLEYAESIAAIRKGIEEFEQGKGKPARETLEELRTKHGISR
- a CDS encoding PIN domain-containing protein → MFFLWRPYLRDPKDDMVLELAVKARCDSIVTYNNRDFVEIDRFGLKTVKPIEFLQSIGVLL
- a CDS encoding PIN domain-containing protein; its protein translation is MPEIVIDTNVSVAGLRSSRGSAFRLLQLIGTGIFDIHLSVPLVLEYEEVLLRDTNKFVNYTIGCWRLT
- a CDS encoding NAD(P)/FAD-dependent oxidoreductase; protein product: MAKVVVIGAGLGGLPTAYELRHLLPKEHQVILISDRQKFTFIPGLVQIALNLKSLEQIQLDIPELTQRHGIEWILGNLTNFDPETQHITVEENRIIDYDYVAIATGASFAFDAVPGLGPDEGYTHSVCSPDHALEARKAWLKFLENPRHLVVGAMAGVSCFGPAYEFLFMAEWELRRRGLRDKVSITFVTPEPYLGHLGLDGLSNSQELTENLIKKRGIEALTNAQITSVDADAIALASGQKFPFEYAMILPAFRGVNFIHKVPGLGNEKGFIPVLPTYEHPQLSSVYALGVSVELPENQAISGLGLPKTGQMTEAMGLAVTHNIGVKLGAIADSLKTATLEAICFAEFGDTGIVYVAAPVLPDPKTGKRRYSYSLQGRWVNWAKAAFEKYFLIKMKLGWGLPWFEILALRILFGLSLLKNCDTVESEAMTSTLLSLSGRRK